Proteins co-encoded in one Candidatus Binatia bacterium genomic window:
- a CDS encoding Maf family protein: MRLILASASPRRREILALLGVPFEAIAPSYDERVLPERPVEDEVLDFAVGKAQSVARRHPESIVVGSDTMILIDGKKIGKPGGIDDAKAMLHSLSGKTHRIFTSVAILDGLGGPGLRGVEKVTVKMRDYSAAEIERYLAAGESLDKAGAYSIQGRGRALIDSIDGDYLAAVGLPLRPIAGYLKSRGIALPVDVERLYSDKSFLNWRSF, encoded by the coding sequence ATGAGATTGATCCTCGCCTCCGCCTCGCCCCGCCGCCGGGAGATCCTCGCGTTGCTCGGCGTTCCTTTCGAAGCGATTGCGCCGTCCTATGACGAGCGCGTGCTGCCGGAGCGTCCCGTCGAGGACGAGGTCCTGGACTTCGCGGTCGGCAAGGCACAATCCGTCGCTCGCCGTCATCCGGAAAGCATCGTCGTCGGCAGCGACACGATGATTCTCATCGACGGTAAAAAAATCGGCAAACCCGGGGGGATCGACGACGCCAAAGCAATGCTCCATTCTCTTTCCGGCAAAACGCATCGTATCTTCACCAGCGTGGCGATCCTCGACGGCCTGGGCGGTCCGGGTCTCCGGGGAGTGGAAAAAGTTACCGTAAAGATGCGCGACTATTCCGCGGCTGAGATCGAGCGCTATCTCGCCGCCGGCGAATCTCTCGACAAGGCGGGAGCGTACTCGATCCAGGGGCGCGGGCGCGCGCTCATCGATTCGATCGACGGGGATTACCTCGCCGCCGTGGGTCTGCCGTTGCGGCCCATCGCGGGCTATTTAAAAAGCCGGGGCATAGCTCTTCCGGTGGACGTCGAGCGGCTCTACTCCGATAAATCGTTCCTCAACTGGCGCAGTTTCTAG